From Astatotilapia calliptera chromosome 19, fAstCal1.2, whole genome shotgun sequence, a single genomic window includes:
- the cfl2 gene encoding cofilin-2 — protein sequence MASGVTVNDEVIRVFNDMKVRKSSTQDEVKKRKKAVLFCLSDDKKTIIVEEGKQILVGDIGDTVEDPYASFVKLLPPNDCRYALYDATYETKESKKEDLVFLFWAPESAPLKSKMIYASSKDAIKKKFTGIKHEWQANGLDDIQDFRTLAEKLGGNTVVSLEGKQL from the exons ATG GCATCAGGTGTGACAGTGAACGATGAAGTCATCAGAGTGTTCAATGACATGAAGGTCAGGAAGTCTTCAACCCAGGATgaggtgaagaagaggaagaaggcgGTGTTGTTCTGTCTGAGTGACGACAAGAAGACAATCATCGTGGAAGAGGGAAAGCAGATCCTGGTGGGGGACATCGGCGACACAGTGGAAGACCCCTACGCCAGCTTTGTCAAACTCCTCCCACCCAATGATTGTAGATACGCTCTGTATGATGCCACCTACGAGACCAAGGAGTCCAAGAAGGAGGACCTGGTTTTCCTCTTCTG gGCTCCAGAGAGCGCTCCACTGAAGAGCAAGATGATTTATGCCAGCTCTAAAGATGCCATTAAAAAGAAGTTTACAG GTATCAAACACGAGTGGCAGGCAAACGGGCTGGATGACATCCAGGACTTTCGCACACTGGCTGAGAAGCTGGGCGGGAACACGGTGGTGTCTCTGGAGGGCAAGCAGCTGTGA